A part of Saccopteryx bilineata isolate mSacBil1 chromosome 10, mSacBil1_pri_phased_curated, whole genome shotgun sequence genomic DNA contains:
- the DBR1 gene encoding lariat debranching enzyme translates to MRVAVAGCCHGELDKIYETLLMAERRGPGPIDLLLCCGDFQAVRNEADLRCMAVPSKYLHMQTFYRYYSGEKKAPVLTIFIGGNHEASNHLQELPYGGWVAPNIYYLGLAGVVKYRGVRIGGISGIFKSHDYRKGHFECPPYNSATKRSIYHVRNIEVYKLKQLKQPMDIFLSHDWPRSIYHYGNKKQLLKTKSFFRQEVENNTLGSPAASELLEHFKPTYWFSAHLHVKFAAVMQHQAKDKGETAKATKFLALDKCLPHRDFLQVIEIDHDPSAPDYLEYDIEWLTVLRATNSLINVTGRLWNMPENNGLHTRWDYSATEEAMNEVLEKLNQDLKIPLNFSVTAACYDPSKPQTQMQLVHRIHPQTTEFCATLGITDINVSLQKAKEEHPLCGEYEKQDEGDSTDSRGDPSDHNTDTSALSSVNPDEIMLDEDEEEEDSFVTTHSDMNTTSIEPSSDQASDFSASFSDVRSLPGSMFVSSDDTLGSPVGREEKPGEAGESGDGKDSPKGLLKRRSDEHEPERRKKITRRNQAIYAAVDDDDVA, encoded by the exons ATGCGGGTGGCTGTGGCTGGCTGCTGCCATGGCGAGCTGGACAAGATCTATGAGACACTTTTGATGGCAGAGCGGCGCGGCCCGGGGCCGATAGACCTTCTGCTGTGCTGCGGCGACTTCCAGGCGGTGCGCAACGAGGCAGACCTGCGCTGCATGGCCGTGCCATCCAAGTACCTCCACATGCAGACCTTCTACAG GTATTACTCTGGAGAGAAAAAGGCCCCAGTTCTCACAATCTTCATTGGGGGAAATCATGAAGCCTCAAATCATTTGCAAGAATTACCCTATGGTGGCTGGGTGGCaccaaacatttattatttag GTTTGGCAGGTGTAGTCAAGTACCGAGGTGTAAGGATTGGTGGAATCTCTGGTATCTTCAAATCTCATGACTATAGAAAAG GTCATTTTGAATGCCCTCCTTATAATTCAGCTACAAAAAGGAGTATATATCATGTGAGGAATATTGAAGTCTATAAATTAAAACAG CTGAAGCAGCCTATGGACATATTCTTATCTCATGACTGGCCAAGAAGTATATACCACTATGGAAATAAGAAGCAACTTCTTAAGACTAAATCTTTTTTCCGACAAGAAGTGGAAAATAACACCTTAGGAAGTCCTGCAGCCTCAGAGCTTTTAGAGCACTTTAAACCTACTTACTGGTTTTCCGCACACCTTCACGTGAAGTTCGCAGCTGTGATGCAGCATCAg GCCAAGGATAAAGGAGAGACTGCCAAAGCAACCAAATTTTTAGCCTTGGACAAATGCTTACCACATAGAGACTTTCTTcag GTAATAGAAATAGATCATGACCCCAGTGCTCCTGATTACTTAGAGTATGATATTGAATGGCTCACTGTTCTCAGGGCTACGAACAGTCTTATTAATGTGACTGGGCGCCTATGGAACATGCCTGAAAATAATGGCCTGCATACAAG GTGGGATTATAGTGCAACAGAAGAAGCTATGAATGAAGTATTGGAAAAATTGAATCAGGACCTCAAAATTCCATTGAACTTTAGCGTGACGGCTGCGTGTTATGACCCAAGCAAGCCACAGACACAAATGCAGTTGGTTCATAGGATCCATCCTCAGACTACTGAGTTTTGTGCCACACTTGGCATCACAGACATTAATGTCAGTCTTCAGAAGGCCAAGGAGGAGCATCCTTTGTGTGGTGAATATGAAAAGCAGGATGAAGGGGATAGTACCGACTCCAGGGGAGATCCTAGTGACCATAACACAGACACATCGGCCCTATCCTCTGTGAATCCAGATGAAATAATGCTGGATGAAGACGAGGAAGAGGAAGATAGTTTTGTAACTACACATAGTGACATGAATACAACATCCATAGAACCTTCTTCTGATCAAGCTTCTGACTTTTCTGCAAGCTTCTCTGATGTCAGGAGCTTGCCAGGTTCCATGTTTGTGTCTTCTGATGATACACTGGGTTCCCCGGTGGGCAGAGAGGAGAAACCTGGTGAGGCTGGGGAGTCTGGAGATGGGAAGGACTCACCCAAAGGGCTATTGAAGAGGCGGAGTGATGAACATGAACCTGaacgaagaaagaaaattacGAGGAGGAATCAAGCCATCTATGCTGCAGTGGATGATGATGATGTGGCATAG